Genomic window (Vigna radiata var. radiata cultivar VC1973A chromosome 1, Vradiata_ver6, whole genome shotgun sequence):
AACCCCGCCATTCGTTGCACCACAAGACTCAAGGCAGAGCACATAGACTGCAGAGTTTGTCTCTCTGAATTCCAGGAAGGGGAGAAGGTCAGGAACCTCAACTGCAGACACACTTTTCACAAGGATTGCTTGGACCAGTGGTTGCAGCAATACTGTGCTACTTGCCCACTTTGCAGACACAAGGTCTTGCCAGATCATGTTGTCGCCAACTACAACCTCCTTCAAAATCATCtacgagaagaagaagaagaagactaCGATGGCAATGATCACCAACTCATCTTTTTCTTATCTGCATTAAGGGGTGGTAGCACTTGGCACACATATCTCTGATCTGCTTTCATATACACTACCACTCAAATTCCCTTTTCGGTATTATTCATTCcttcacacaatattcattcatgcATCC
Coding sequences:
- the LOC111242514 gene encoding E3 ubiquitin-protein ligase RHA2B-like — encoded protein: MTRSVCEFLYELYAKTIVLLTYMLIQLILIIRYLKSNTPAISTTQYLSFIEEKNPAIRCTTRLKAEHIDCRVCLSEFQEGEKVRNLNCRHTFHKDCLDQWLQQYCATCPLCRHKVLPDHVVANYNLLQNHLREEEEEDYDGNDHQLIFFLSALRGGSTWHTYL